In Mucilaginibacter celer, one DNA window encodes the following:
- a CDS encoding MBG domain-containing protein, with translation MITKISKCAIRCTFLGILLLNSFASNAQQPGDKKKICKQSVPSGWITTHVGDPCEPGLVFGLENYARDIVYYEGLPTGSKLFLSADIKPSGWIKTSKSIGPAIPAIINGKLGTSIYYNNDILKVEGMPTGSKVDMVDDIAPDGWVWTGVKFNPTSIAPQDYYATITRYDGLPPGSTLTILSPFVPIGWVATDMGTTKLGNLSFDTRKIIRLDGLNSIDEITIVGSFPPSGWITIGMGTKVVGNQKVLTRRIKKISTLDPKKEYSFYDGAMPDGWIQTDFGANNTGIGIYNYKLAKNYKNAAPGDKITIIDARPPQGWVTIGVGGRFFISTIYQTRTIEKLEGFDSLNEITIVDEIQPDGWMPVSMGSVFSVATIYETRKIIRTSSMDPTKQYSMATTIPPVGWFITGITTQTVGTRTYEIFKISNYYNMPVGKKITVIDDGFAPTPPPDGWTTISTGKATGLFSVYTTYYITKKQNRINGEVSGTWTKAGNPWVINGEVIIQQDKKLTIGPGVEVQTYSVNDRITVNGTLIANGTATDSILFRGLRNPGDQSRPGGYVTFNATSKNSILNFVSIDKWGDDYQEQNAINILSSSVTITNSMIKNSSFTGINIHDDYVPIITNNNFSGNKTAIETKSENLLNATGNRNANIKLISSTILNNKSTLKNQGPGSYYFFRALYQVNYGSTLTIDPGTEIRWTGNSRAYPDIFNVYGTLIAKGTDKDSIRFTGNDRWRTDMLVSPPGHLLFSDSSKNNVIDHVVIDKMGTAYTEVSGEYGAISTYTPSLTVTNCLIKNSASVGITNDNNGYEAVVTNNSFYNNSKDIVTTLAGSVKTRNNTNAKIVLLDGPVRKNIDLPLPGLNSYYQLRDLITVPQNITLNIAPGTLFDFGNIRGGLNVSGTLKAKGTSQLPIKFVRLKPEAASTGDFGITLNYPSKNSELEYLNIDGGGNINARSGALTVYNQNFMASNLSITNSTYAGIVCTADRPVITKSVIKNNKIGIQSWHCSPTFKDCEISGNIDYGIQTVTNYPDTVDARYVSWGDPSGPFHKTLNPKGKGNQVTDKVWFLPYKVGNKLGQQIQMDSVLTRRYGDADLALNVSVSSGLIPVFKISDPSIASIDAKYNLHIKGAGSTLIQATQKGDATYAPADTVILKLTVNKASLTITADNKARYYGDADPLLTVAYNGFVNGDSPKSLKTLPSISAATTSLSSPGNYPIAVSGAVSPNYDITYVAGTFTIKPAPAPTIASITPGAAIEGSQVTIKGAYFSNASEVSFGDVPAASFKVVSSSVITAVVAKGGSGNVSVTTPSGKGSITGFVFVPMPVISAGGPLDLQSGGSVTLSSAGVAGLTYQWNKDGKPISGANATNFTANQSGSYTLSISNAGVVQTSQPLVVNVVFSLPPDNFKFSNTGVSCKGSTNGSINISAKVALNYTAILNGPATNNKTYNFTDKLVLADLAPGSYNICITAAEQPNYQQCFTSVITEPADLSVYSSITPGTTQLLLSMQGAQTYNISLNDQLVTTSNSQITLKLQPGTNTLKVSTDKLCQGVFQKIITLIKNAPPYPNPFTSTIKLDAGTDLLKNATLIVFDMTNKVVYKRNYAAVSGVIETDLSSLKSGVYILKLACAQKENVYKVIKH, from the coding sequence ATGATCACTAAAATAAGCAAGTGTGCCATTCGGTGCACCTTTTTAGGTATACTGTTATTAAACAGCTTTGCCTCCAACGCTCAACAACCCGGCGATAAAAAAAAGATATGTAAACAGTCAGTCCCCTCGGGATGGATTACTACGCATGTAGGTGATCCTTGTGAACCTGGTTTGGTTTTTGGGCTCGAAAACTATGCAAGGGATATTGTTTATTATGAAGGTCTGCCTACAGGCAGCAAGCTGTTTTTGAGCGCTGATATTAAACCTTCAGGTTGGATAAAAACTTCTAAAAGTATAGGTCCTGCTATTCCTGCAATAATTAATGGTAAACTCGGAACGAGTATTTATTATAATAATGATATTCTGAAAGTAGAAGGTATGCCTACCGGAAGTAAGGTTGATATGGTTGACGATATTGCGCCTGATGGCTGGGTTTGGACCGGAGTGAAATTTAATCCAACCTCAATTGCTCCGCAAGATTACTATGCCACCATAACCCGTTACGACGGCCTGCCGCCGGGTAGTACCTTAACTATCTTAAGCCCTTTTGTTCCAATAGGTTGGGTAGCCACCGATATGGGTACTACAAAGCTGGGTAACCTGAGTTTCGATACCCGCAAAATTATAAGGCTTGATGGCTTGAACAGTATTGACGAGATTACTATTGTTGGCTCGTTTCCGCCGTCTGGTTGGATAACTATAGGTATGGGAACTAAAGTAGTAGGTAACCAGAAAGTGCTAACACGAAGAATTAAAAAGATCAGCACGCTCGATCCAAAAAAAGAATATTCTTTTTATGACGGGGCTATGCCCGATGGCTGGATCCAGACGGATTTTGGTGCAAATAATACCGGTATAGGTATATACAATTATAAACTTGCTAAAAACTATAAAAACGCGGCACCCGGCGATAAAATAACCATTATTGATGCCAGGCCACCTCAAGGCTGGGTTACGATAGGTGTTGGCGGACGTTTTTTTATATCCACAATATATCAAACCCGTACCATCGAAAAACTTGAAGGTTTTGACTCGTTGAATGAAATAACCATAGTAGATGAAATACAGCCCGATGGGTGGATGCCTGTTTCAATGGGGAGCGTATTTTCGGTAGCAACTATTTACGAAACCCGAAAAATTATCCGTACCAGTAGTATGGATCCTACCAAACAATACTCTATGGCAACTACCATACCGCCTGTTGGTTGGTTCATTACAGGGATTACAACTCAAACAGTAGGTACAAGAACCTATGAGATTTTTAAGATCAGTAATTATTACAATATGCCCGTTGGCAAAAAGATTACCGTTATAGATGATGGCTTTGCACCTACACCACCGCCGGATGGATGGACAACTATCTCTACCGGTAAAGCCACCGGCTTGTTTAGTGTTTATACCACCTATTATATCACCAAAAAACAAAACCGGATAAATGGCGAAGTGAGTGGTACCTGGACCAAAGCTGGCAATCCTTGGGTAATTAATGGCGAGGTTATCATTCAGCAAGATAAAAAGCTTACCATTGGGCCTGGTGTTGAAGTGCAAACCTATTCTGTTAATGATCGCATTACGGTTAACGGAACACTGATTGCAAACGGTACTGCTACCGATTCCATTTTATTCCGTGGGCTTCGTAATCCAGGTGATCAAAGCAGGCCCGGCGGTTACGTTACCTTTAACGCTACCAGTAAAAATTCAATTTTGAATTTTGTTAGTATTGATAAATGGGGGGATGATTATCAGGAGCAAAATGCTATTAATATACTCAGCTCGTCTGTAACGATTACTAATTCGATGATTAAAAACAGCTCCTTCACAGGTATAAATATTCATGATGATTATGTTCCGATTATAACAAACAATAACTTTTCTGGTAATAAGACAGCTATTGAAACTAAATCCGAAAATTTATTGAATGCAACCGGAAATCGCAATGCGAATATCAAACTGATCAGCAGCACGATTCTTAATAACAAATCGACACTTAAAAATCAGGGGCCAGGTTCATATTATTTTTTTAGGGCTTTATATCAGGTAAATTATGGCAGCACGTTAACTATCGATCCAGGAACAGAAATTCGTTGGACGGGAAATAGCAGAGCTTATCCTGATATTTTTAACGTTTACGGAACGCTGATTGCAAAGGGGACAGATAAAGATTCAATTCGTTTTACTGGAAACGACCGTTGGAGAACAGATATGTTGGTGTCTCCTCCTGGGCACCTGCTTTTTTCTGATAGCAGCAAAAACAATGTGATTGATCATGTTGTCATCGATAAAATGGGAACTGCCTACACTGAAGTTTCTGGCGAATATGGCGCTATATCAACTTATACGCCATCGTTAACGGTTACAAACTGTTTAATCAAAAACAGTGCAAGTGTGGGTATTACTAATGATAATAACGGTTACGAAGCAGTTGTAACGAATAACAGTTTTTATAATAACTCAAAAGACATTGTAACAACATTGGCGGGAAGTGTAAAAACCCGGAATAATACAAATGCTAAGATTGTTTTGCTTGATGGACCGGTTCGCAAAAATATTGATTTGCCGTTACCAGGTCTCAATTCATATTATCAATTAAGGGATTTGATTACAGTGCCGCAAAACATAACGCTCAATATTGCTCCCGGTACGCTTTTCGATTTCGGTAACATCCGTGGCGGCCTAAATGTAAGCGGTACGCTGAAAGCAAAAGGTACCTCACAATTGCCTATTAAATTTGTGCGCTTAAAACCAGAAGCGGCAAGTACAGGAGATTTTGGTATTACGCTAAATTATCCAAGTAAAAATTCGGAATTGGAGTATCTTAATATTGATGGTGGAGGAAACATCAATGCCCGGTCGGGAGCGCTAACCGTATATAATCAAAACTTTATGGCTTCAAATCTTTCTATAACGAATAGTACTTATGCAGGTATAGTATGTACAGCTGATAGACCGGTTATTACTAAATCCGTAATAAAAAACAACAAGATAGGTATACAATCATGGCATTGTTCACCAACTTTTAAAGATTGCGAGATATCCGGTAACATTGATTACGGAATACAAACAGTTACTAATTACCCTGATACGGTAGACGCCCGCTATGTATCCTGGGGTGATCCATCTGGGCCTTTTCATAAAACACTTAATCCAAAAGGAAAAGGTAACCAGGTTACCGATAAGGTATGGTTTTTACCTTACAAGGTAGGTAATAAGCTTGGTCAGCAAATACAAATGGATTCGGTTTTAACCAGGCGCTATGGCGATGCAGACCTGGCCCTGAATGTTTCGGTTTCTTCGGGTTTGATTCCCGTATTTAAAATAAGCGATCCCTCAATAGCATCTATCGATGCAAAATACAATTTACACATAAAAGGTGCGGGCAGCACACTTATTCAAGCTACGCAAAAAGGCGACGCGACTTATGCACCTGCTGATACTGTGATATTAAAGCTAACCGTAAACAAAGCATCCCTAACTATTACAGCCGATAATAAAGCGAGGTATTACGGCGATGCCGATCCTCTGCTTACTGTCGCGTATAATGGTTTTGTAAATGGAGATTCCCCTAAAAGTTTGAAAACGCTACCTTCTATTTCAGCAGCAACTACATCCCTGTCCTCTCCCGGAAATTATCCGATAGCCGTTTCGGGTGCAGTTTCGCCAAATTATGATATCACTTATGTGGCAGGAACTTTTACCATAAAACCTGCGCCTGCACCAACTATTGCTTCCATTACGCCTGGTGCAGCTATCGAGGGAAGCCAGGTCACTATTAAAGGGGCTTACTTTTCAAATGCTTCTGAGGTGAGTTTTGGCGATGTACCTGCGGCATCATTTAAAGTTGTTTCATCATCTGTTATCACCGCGGTAGTGGCTAAAGGGGGTAGTGGTAACGTATCTGTTACCACTCCTTCAGGTAAGGGCTCAATTACTGGTTTTGTTTTTGTGCCAATGCCTGTTATAAGCGCAGGTGGTCCGCTTGATTTGCAAAGTGGCGGAAGTGTAACCCTTAGCAGCGCAGGTGTAGCCGGTTTAACTTATCAATGGAATAAGGATGGTAAACCTATCAGCGGAGCTAATGCAACTAATTTTACTGCAAATCAAAGCGGTTCATATACCTTATCAATTAGTAATGCAGGTGTGGTACAAACCTCGCAGCCATTGGTTGTAAATGTTGTTTTTAGTCTTCCGCCTGATAATTTTAAATTCAGCAATACTGGTGTTAGCTGTAAGGGATCAACCAATGGCTCTATTAATATCAGTGCTAAAGTTGCTTTAAATTATACTGCTATCTTAAACGGACCTGCAACAAATAACAAAACGTATAACTTTACAGATAAGTTAGTATTGGCTGATCTTGCTCCCGGTAGCTATAATATCTGTATTACAGCGGCTGAGCAGCCCAACTATCAACAATGTTTTACATCGGTAATAACCGAGCCTGCCGATCTCTCAGTATACTCAAGCATTACGCCAGGCACTACACAATTGCTTCTTTCCATGCAGGGCGCGCAAACGTATAACATTAGCCTTAATGATCAGTTGGTCACCACCTCCAACTCGCAAATTACATTAAAGCTGCAACCCGGAACCAATACGCTTAAGGTAAGTACTGATAAACTTTGCCAGGGTGTTTTTCAAAAGATCATTACGCTAATAAAAAACGCGCCCCCATATCCTAATCCTTTTACTTCAACAATTAAGCTGGATGCAGGAACCGATTTATTGAAAAATGCTACCCTGATTGTCTTTGATATGACTAATAAGGTTGTTTATAAGCGAAATTATGCCGCCGTTTCGGGAGTTATTGAAACCGATTTGAGCAGTTTAAAGTCAGGCGTTTATATCCTGAAGCTTGCTTGTGCGCAAAAAGAAAATGTTTACAAAGTTATTAAGCACTAA
- a CDS encoding GAF domain-containing protein yields the protein MHTEVLNISKDECSICQVESCLTFNPFVEHLRERVSTEKTLKSEFYRYVLGRFEHDLCIDLNMSPADAEKHREMLELIYSILTPPIANEKEFHWALSTPVPDKVFFSTEAFYDFHSSHHSNLYALNAPRNEVFADRQKRFIYSLILERLYGFSSAIRNELLFSYADPETGLSRYFNIQTDPRFVEIELKGELPELNFDTIEPYLHSNMSLDLIEQVLPLNLFKFKGFTVITLTDITLQYAMENIRSVLVSHSANEQEQYKHVIESLRTLAENPGIQFALMPFLSINNQPIFDNEECAKSVLLHAAKEFHLAEETFDNMVDDYSSNPRPIFFNSLTDEKIAKFPFLQVLKQAGVKSYGIFPVYYNLKNVGIMEVYSYNEIVFYEHLLAKLRATTPMIAQLLQNSIDRFETRINAVIKNKFTSLQPSVQWKFNEVAWKYIKQKDKKKKNPEIETVAFSHVYPLFGAIDIRNSTVERNSALQEDLKSLLTVLVDTLKVLSKDIRLSLTGKLISKCEEWLERIGGYITTNDELMLDTFLHNDVNPFLEHFRKNYPEEKEVIDRYFNALNEEDGSAYEHRRNLETSMQLINTSINQYLEQAQTEVQESFPCYFEKFRTDGVEYDIYIGQSIAPQRAFDLLYLKNIRLWQLRSMAEIARMTNGLADQLSRRLQTTHLIFIHSNPIDISFRNDERRFDVEGAYNIRYEVIKKRIDKVLIAGTFERLTQPGKIAMVYFNPGEAAEYDEYIRYLQLEGYLLDDLEYLELEELQGVSGLKALRVGVNYAAGLLEN from the coding sequence ATGCACACTGAAGTATTAAATATAAGTAAGGATGAATGTTCGATATGCCAGGTTGAATCCTGCCTGACATTTAATCCCTTCGTGGAGCATTTACGCGAACGGGTATCTACAGAAAAAACACTGAAAAGTGAGTTTTACCGTTACGTATTAGGCCGTTTTGAACATGATTTATGCATAGATCTGAACATGAGCCCGGCAGATGCCGAAAAACACCGGGAAATGCTGGAGCTCATTTACTCAATACTAACGCCGCCTATCGCCAACGAAAAAGAGTTTCACTGGGCGCTGAGCACGCCCGTTCCCGATAAGGTATTTTTTAGTACCGAGGCTTTTTATGATTTTCATTCCAGCCACCATTCCAACCTTTACGCACTGAACGCCCCCCGCAACGAGGTATTTGCCGACAGGCAGAAGAGGTTTATTTACAGCCTGATATTGGAGCGTTTGTACGGTTTTTCATCAGCCATCCGCAATGAACTGCTGTTTTCATATGCAGATCCCGAAACGGGGCTATCGCGCTATTTCAATATCCAAACCGATCCGCGTTTTGTAGAGATCGAGCTTAAAGGTGAATTACCTGAATTAAACTTTGATACCATCGAACCATACTTGCACAGCAATATGAGTTTGGACTTGATTGAGCAGGTTTTACCTTTAAACCTGTTTAAATTTAAAGGATTTACCGTTATTACGCTTACGGATATCACTTTGCAATACGCGATGGAAAATATCCGCAGCGTACTGGTTAGTCATAGCGCAAATGAGCAGGAACAGTATAAGCATGTAATAGAATCATTAAGAACACTTGCCGAAAACCCGGGGATTCAGTTTGCACTGATGCCATTTTTGTCCATCAATAACCAACCGATATTTGATAACGAAGAGTGCGCAAAAAGTGTGTTATTACACGCTGCCAAAGAGTTTCACCTGGCCGAAGAAACTTTTGATAACATGGTTGATGATTACAGCAGCAACCCAAGGCCTATCTTTTTCAATTCGCTCACTGATGAAAAAATAGCCAAATTTCCGTTTTTACAGGTGTTGAAACAGGCTGGCGTTAAATCGTACGGGATTTTTCCGGTTTACTACAATCTGAAAAATGTGGGCATTATGGAGGTGTACTCATACAATGAGATTGTGTTTTATGAACATCTGCTCGCCAAATTGCGTGCGACAACTCCCATGATTGCCCAGTTGCTGCAAAACAGTATTGACAGGTTCGAGACCCGGATCAATGCCGTTATTAAAAATAAATTTACCTCGCTCCAGCCATCTGTGCAATGGAAGTTTAACGAGGTGGCCTGGAAATACATCAAACAAAAAGATAAAAAGAAAAAGAACCCCGAGATAGAAACAGTTGCGTTTAGCCATGTTTATCCCTTGTTTGGAGCGATAGATATCCGCAACTCAACCGTTGAGCGCAACAGCGCTCTGCAGGAGGATTTAAAAAGTTTGCTTACCGTACTGGTTGATACGCTAAAAGTGTTGAGCAAAGATATTCGCCTGAGCCTTACCGGCAAGCTGATCTCCAAATGCGAAGAATGGCTTGAGCGTATTGGCGGCTACATCACCACCAATGATGAGCTGATGCTGGATACATTTCTTCATAACGACGTAAACCCCTTCCTGGAGCATTTCAGGAAAAATTATCCCGAGGAAAAAGAGGTTATCGACCGGTATTTTAACGCATTGAACGAGGAAGACGGCTCGGCTTACGAGCACCGGCGCAATCTTGAAACCTCCATGCAGCTCATCAACACCTCTATAAATCAATACCTGGAGCAGGCGCAAACCGAAGTGCAGGAATCATTTCCGTGTTACTTCGAAAAGTTCCGCACCGATGGGGTGGAGTATGATATTTATATCGGTCAATCCATAGCGCCGCAACGTGCTTTCGATTTGCTGTATCTTAAAAATATCAGGTTGTGGCAACTACGGTCGATGGCCGAAATTGCGCGGATGACCAACGGCTTAGCCGATCAGTTATCGCGCCGGCTGCAAACCACGCACCTGATCTTTATCCACTCAAACCCGATAGATATCAGCTTCAGGAATGATGAGCGGCGTTTTGATGTTGAGGGCGCATACAATATCCGTTACGAAGTAATTAAAAAACGTATCGACAAAGTGCTGATTGCCGGTACTTTTGAGCGCCTTACCCAGCCCGGCAAAATAGCCATGGTATACTTTAACCCCGGCGAAGCGGCCGAGTATGATGAATACATCAGGTACCTGCAACTGGAAGGTTATTTGTTGGATGACCTTGAATACCTGGAATTGGAAGAACTACAGGGCGTAAGCGGTTTGAAGGCTTTGCGAGTGGGCGTTAATTACGCTGCCGGCTTGTTGGAGAATTAA